A genomic window from Lotus japonicus ecotype B-129 chromosome 1, LjGifu_v1.2 includes:
- the LOC130733087 gene encoding uncharacterized protein LOC130733087 isoform X1 — protein MANLPQSLSITASTSSQPRNTAVKDRETVATERIVVQLILELSNPDHRENALHELSKKREVVQDLAPLIWNSFGTIAALLQEITSVYPVISPPTLSPAQSNRVCNALALLQYVASHRDTRLLFLNAHLHLYLYPFLKTTSKAKPFEYLRLTSLGVIGALVKVEDVEIISFLLSTEIIPLCLHTMEIGTVLSKTVSTFIIQRVLSHHVGKEYVFARPDRFFAIGQVLGKVVAFLVEQPSIRLLKHVIRCYLLLSEHWRGVEALSSCLPEMFRDGTFSNLLREDPDLMRFLQQLLHKVNQVPAPQAGEGYNHMMVP, from the exons ATGGCCAATTTGCCCCAATCGCTCTCAATCACCGCCTCCACCTCCTCTCAGCCGCGCAACACCGCCGTCAAGGATCGTGAGACGGTGGCAACGGAACGCATTGTCGTTCAACTGATTCTCGAACTCAGCAACCCCGATCATCGTGAAAACGCTCTTCATGAACTCTCCAAG AAGAGGGAAGTGGTTCAGGATCTCGCTCCGCTAATTTGGAATTCTTTTGGTACCATTGCCGCACTTTTGCAG GAAATAACTTCAGTATACCCTGTTATTTCACCACCAACTCTTTctccagcacaatcaaatcGAGTGTGCAATGCACTTGCTCTACTTCAG TATGTGGCATCTCACCGTGATACAAGGTTGCTATTCCTCAATG CTCACTTACATCTATATCTGTATCCCTTCCTTAAGACAACAAGCAAGGCAAAGCCATTTGAGTATTTGCGGCTTACCAGTCTTGGTGTCATTGGTGCCTTGGTGAAG GTTGAAGACGTGGAAATTATAAGTTTCCTTCTTTCAACGGAGATAATTCCTCTCTGCCTGCACACCATGGAAATCGGCACTGTGTTGTCAAAAACA GTTTCAACATTTATAATTCAAAGAGTTCTGTCACACCATGTTGGTAAGGAGTATGTTTTTGCTAGGCCAGACCGCTTTTTTGCAATCGgtcaagttttggggaaagtgGTGGCATTTCTTGTTGAGCAACCTTCAATTCGTCTTTTGAAGCATGTTATCCGATGTTATCTTCTTCTGTCAGAACATTGGAG GGGCGTCGAAGCGTTAAGCAGCTGTCTTCCTGAAATGTTCAGAGATGGTACTTTCAGTAATTTGCTTCGA GAGGACCCTGATCTCATGAGGTTTCTACAACAGTTGCTTCACAAAGTTAATCAGGTTCCTGCACCACAAGCTGGAGAAGGATACAATCACATGATGGTACCCTGA
- the LOC130733087 gene encoding uncharacterized protein LOC130733087 isoform X2, translated as MNSPRIAIAAPSMGICLQFCDAAATRLYSQFKTLIKREVVQDLAPLIWNSFGTIAALLQEITSVYPVISPPTLSPAQSNRVCNALALLQYVASHRDTRLLFLNAHLHLYLYPFLKTTSKAKPFEYLRLTSLGVIGALVKVEDVEIISFLLSTEIIPLCLHTMEIGTVLSKTVSTFIIQRVLSHHVGKEYVFARPDRFFAIGQVLGKVVAFLVEQPSIRLLKHVIRCYLLLSEHWRGVEALSSCLPEMFRDGTFSNLLREDPDLMRFLQQLLHKVNQVPAPQAGEGYNHMMVP; from the exons ATGAACTCTCCAAG GATCGCAATTGCAGCTCCATCAATGGGCATTTGTTTGCAATTCTGCGATGCAGCTGCAACCCGACTTTAttcgcaatttaaaaccctgatT AAGAGGGAAGTGGTTCAGGATCTCGCTCCGCTAATTTGGAATTCTTTTGGTACCATTGCCGCACTTTTGCAG GAAATAACTTCAGTATACCCTGTTATTTCACCACCAACTCTTTctccagcacaatcaaatcGAGTGTGCAATGCACTTGCTCTACTTCAG TATGTGGCATCTCACCGTGATACAAGGTTGCTATTCCTCAATG CTCACTTACATCTATATCTGTATCCCTTCCTTAAGACAACAAGCAAGGCAAAGCCATTTGAGTATTTGCGGCTTACCAGTCTTGGTGTCATTGGTGCCTTGGTGAAG GTTGAAGACGTGGAAATTATAAGTTTCCTTCTTTCAACGGAGATAATTCCTCTCTGCCTGCACACCATGGAAATCGGCACTGTGTTGTCAAAAACA GTTTCAACATTTATAATTCAAAGAGTTCTGTCACACCATGTTGGTAAGGAGTATGTTTTTGCTAGGCCAGACCGCTTTTTTGCAATCGgtcaagttttggggaaagtgGTGGCATTTCTTGTTGAGCAACCTTCAATTCGTCTTTTGAAGCATGTTATCCGATGTTATCTTCTTCTGTCAGAACATTGGAG GGGCGTCGAAGCGTTAAGCAGCTGTCTTCCTGAAATGTTCAGAGATGGTACTTTCAGTAATTTGCTTCGA GAGGACCCTGATCTCATGAGGTTTCTACAACAGTTGCTTCACAAAGTTAATCAGGTTCCTGCACCACAAGCTGGAGAAGGATACAATCACATGATGGTACCCTGA
- the LOC130731518 gene encoding uncharacterized protein LOC130731518 isoform X1 → MANLPQSLSVCSGGAAVVVKDQKTAAAERIILKLILELSNPDNRERALHELAQVVTTSKRELVQDLELAPLIWHSFGTIAVLLQEIVAVYPVLSPPNLSPTQSNRVCNALALLQCVAAHHDTRRLFLNAHLPLYLYPFLKSTSKSKPFEYLRLTSLGVIGALVKQVDDGDIISFLLSTEIIPLCLRTMEIGTELSKTVSTFIIQRVLSHDVGKGYIFTRTDRFCAISQVLGEVVAFLAEQPSPRLFKHVIRCYLLLSENWSGGEALRRYFPEIFRDGTFNSWLQDQDQSLMLGLHHLLHKVNQLPSQQAGGGFNHMMAP, encoded by the exons ATGGCGAATTTGCCCCAATCGCTCTCAGTGTGTAGCGGCGGCGCCGCCGTCGTCGTCAAGGATCAGAAGACGGCAGCAGCGGAACGCATTATTCTCAAACTGATTCTCGAACTCAGCAACCCTGATAATCGTGAACgcgctcttcatgaactcgctCAGGTCGTTACCACTTCG AAGAGGGAGTTAGTTCAGGATCTCGAACTCGCTCCGCTAATTTGGCATTCTTTTGGTACCATTGCTGTGCTTTTGCAG gAAATAGTTGCTGTATACCCTGTTCTTTCGCCACCAAATCTTTCTCCGACACAATCAAATCGAGTATGCAATGCACTTGCTCTACTTCAG TGTGTGGCAGCTCACCATGATACAAGGAGGCTATTTCTCAATG CTCACTTACCTCTATATCTGTATCCCTTCCTTAAATCAACAAGCAAGTCAAAGCCTTTTGAGTATTTGAGGCTTACCAGTCTTGGTGTCATTGGTGCCTTGGTGAAG CAGGTTGATGATGGGGATATTATAAGCTTCCTTCTTTCAACAGAGATAATTCCACTCTGCCTGCGCACTATGGAAATTGGCACTGAGTTGTCAAAAACA GTTTCAACATTTATAATTCAAAGAGTTCTGTCGCATGATGTTGGTAAGGGATATATTTTTACTAGGACAGACCGCTTTTGTGCAATTAGTCAAGTTTTGGGGGAAGTGGTGGCATTTCTTGCAGAGCAACCTTCACCTCGTCTTTTTAAGCATGTTATCCGATGTTATCTTCTTCTGTCAGAAAATTGGAG TGGTGGCGAAGCATTACGCAGATATTTTCCTGAAATCTTCAGAGATGGCACTTTCAATAGTTGGCTTCAA GATCAAGACCAATCACTCATGTTGGGGCTACATCATTTGCTTCACAAAGTTAATCAGCTTCCTTCACAACAAGCTGGAGGTGGGTTCAATCATATGATGGCACCCTGA
- the LOC130731518 gene encoding uncharacterized protein LOC130731518 isoform X2 codes for MANLPQSLSVCSGGAAVVVKDQKTAAAERIILKLILELSNPDNRERALHELAQVVTTSKRELVQDLELAPLIWHSFGTIAVLLQEIVAVYPVLSPPNLSPTQSNRVCNALALLQCVAAHHDTRRLFLNAHLPLYLYPFLKSTSKSKPFEYLRLTSLGVIGALVKVDDGDIISFLLSTEIIPLCLRTMEIGTELSKTVSTFIIQRVLSHDVGKGYIFTRTDRFCAISQVLGEVVAFLAEQPSPRLFKHVIRCYLLLSENWSGGEALRRYFPEIFRDGTFNSWLQDQDQSLMLGLHHLLHKVNQLPSQQAGGGFNHMMAP; via the exons ATGGCGAATTTGCCCCAATCGCTCTCAGTGTGTAGCGGCGGCGCCGCCGTCGTCGTCAAGGATCAGAAGACGGCAGCAGCGGAACGCATTATTCTCAAACTGATTCTCGAACTCAGCAACCCTGATAATCGTGAACgcgctcttcatgaactcgctCAGGTCGTTACCACTTCG AAGAGGGAGTTAGTTCAGGATCTCGAACTCGCTCCGCTAATTTGGCATTCTTTTGGTACCATTGCTGTGCTTTTGCAG gAAATAGTTGCTGTATACCCTGTTCTTTCGCCACCAAATCTTTCTCCGACACAATCAAATCGAGTATGCAATGCACTTGCTCTACTTCAG TGTGTGGCAGCTCACCATGATACAAGGAGGCTATTTCTCAATG CTCACTTACCTCTATATCTGTATCCCTTCCTTAAATCAACAAGCAAGTCAAAGCCTTTTGAGTATTTGAGGCTTACCAGTCTTGGTGTCATTGGTGCCTTGGTGAAG GTTGATGATGGGGATATTATAAGCTTCCTTCTTTCAACAGAGATAATTCCACTCTGCCTGCGCACTATGGAAATTGGCACTGAGTTGTCAAAAACA GTTTCAACATTTATAATTCAAAGAGTTCTGTCGCATGATGTTGGTAAGGGATATATTTTTACTAGGACAGACCGCTTTTGTGCAATTAGTCAAGTTTTGGGGGAAGTGGTGGCATTTCTTGCAGAGCAACCTTCACCTCGTCTTTTTAAGCATGTTATCCGATGTTATCTTCTTCTGTCAGAAAATTGGAG TGGTGGCGAAGCATTACGCAGATATTTTCCTGAAATCTTCAGAGATGGCACTTTCAATAGTTGGCTTCAA GATCAAGACCAATCACTCATGTTGGGGCTACATCATTTGCTTCACAAAGTTAATCAGCTTCCTTCACAACAAGCTGGAGGTGGGTTCAATCATATGATGGCACCCTGA
- the LOC130731518 gene encoding uncharacterized protein LOC130731518 isoform X4: protein MANLPQSLSVCSGGAAVVVKDQKTAAAERIILKLILELSNPDNRERALHELAQKRELVQDLELAPLIWHSFGTIAVLLQEIVAVYPVLSPPNLSPTQSNRVCNALALLQCVAAHHDTRRLFLNAHLPLYLYPFLKSTSKSKPFEYLRLTSLGVIGALVKVDDGDIISFLLSTEIIPLCLRTMEIGTELSKTVSTFIIQRVLSHDVGKGYIFTRTDRFCAISQVLGEVVAFLAEQPSPRLFKHVIRCYLLLSENWSGGEALRRYFPEIFRDGTFNSWLQDQDQSLMLGLHHLLHKVNQLPSQQAGGGFNHMMAP, encoded by the exons ATGGCGAATTTGCCCCAATCGCTCTCAGTGTGTAGCGGCGGCGCCGCCGTCGTCGTCAAGGATCAGAAGACGGCAGCAGCGGAACGCATTATTCTCAAACTGATTCTCGAACTCAGCAACCCTGATAATCGTGAACgcgctcttcatgaactcgctCAG AAGAGGGAGTTAGTTCAGGATCTCGAACTCGCTCCGCTAATTTGGCATTCTTTTGGTACCATTGCTGTGCTTTTGCAG gAAATAGTTGCTGTATACCCTGTTCTTTCGCCACCAAATCTTTCTCCGACACAATCAAATCGAGTATGCAATGCACTTGCTCTACTTCAG TGTGTGGCAGCTCACCATGATACAAGGAGGCTATTTCTCAATG CTCACTTACCTCTATATCTGTATCCCTTCCTTAAATCAACAAGCAAGTCAAAGCCTTTTGAGTATTTGAGGCTTACCAGTCTTGGTGTCATTGGTGCCTTGGTGAAG GTTGATGATGGGGATATTATAAGCTTCCTTCTTTCAACAGAGATAATTCCACTCTGCCTGCGCACTATGGAAATTGGCACTGAGTTGTCAAAAACA GTTTCAACATTTATAATTCAAAGAGTTCTGTCGCATGATGTTGGTAAGGGATATATTTTTACTAGGACAGACCGCTTTTGTGCAATTAGTCAAGTTTTGGGGGAAGTGGTGGCATTTCTTGCAGAGCAACCTTCACCTCGTCTTTTTAAGCATGTTATCCGATGTTATCTTCTTCTGTCAGAAAATTGGAG TGGTGGCGAAGCATTACGCAGATATTTTCCTGAAATCTTCAGAGATGGCACTTTCAATAGTTGGCTTCAA GATCAAGACCAATCACTCATGTTGGGGCTACATCATTTGCTTCACAAAGTTAATCAGCTTCCTTCACAACAAGCTGGAGGTGGGTTCAATCATATGATGGCACCCTGA
- the LOC130731518 gene encoding uncharacterized protein LOC130731518 isoform X3, whose protein sequence is MANLPQSLSVCSGGAAVVVKDQKTAAAERIILKLILELSNPDNRERALHELAQKRELVQDLELAPLIWHSFGTIAVLLQEIVAVYPVLSPPNLSPTQSNRVCNALALLQCVAAHHDTRRLFLNAHLPLYLYPFLKSTSKSKPFEYLRLTSLGVIGALVKQVDDGDIISFLLSTEIIPLCLRTMEIGTELSKTVSTFIIQRVLSHDVGKGYIFTRTDRFCAISQVLGEVVAFLAEQPSPRLFKHVIRCYLLLSENWSGGEALRRYFPEIFRDGTFNSWLQDQDQSLMLGLHHLLHKVNQLPSQQAGGGFNHMMAP, encoded by the exons ATGGCGAATTTGCCCCAATCGCTCTCAGTGTGTAGCGGCGGCGCCGCCGTCGTCGTCAAGGATCAGAAGACGGCAGCAGCGGAACGCATTATTCTCAAACTGATTCTCGAACTCAGCAACCCTGATAATCGTGAACgcgctcttcatgaactcgctCAG AAGAGGGAGTTAGTTCAGGATCTCGAACTCGCTCCGCTAATTTGGCATTCTTTTGGTACCATTGCTGTGCTTTTGCAG gAAATAGTTGCTGTATACCCTGTTCTTTCGCCACCAAATCTTTCTCCGACACAATCAAATCGAGTATGCAATGCACTTGCTCTACTTCAG TGTGTGGCAGCTCACCATGATACAAGGAGGCTATTTCTCAATG CTCACTTACCTCTATATCTGTATCCCTTCCTTAAATCAACAAGCAAGTCAAAGCCTTTTGAGTATTTGAGGCTTACCAGTCTTGGTGTCATTGGTGCCTTGGTGAAG CAGGTTGATGATGGGGATATTATAAGCTTCCTTCTTTCAACAGAGATAATTCCACTCTGCCTGCGCACTATGGAAATTGGCACTGAGTTGTCAAAAACA GTTTCAACATTTATAATTCAAAGAGTTCTGTCGCATGATGTTGGTAAGGGATATATTTTTACTAGGACAGACCGCTTTTGTGCAATTAGTCAAGTTTTGGGGGAAGTGGTGGCATTTCTTGCAGAGCAACCTTCACCTCGTCTTTTTAAGCATGTTATCCGATGTTATCTTCTTCTGTCAGAAAATTGGAG TGGTGGCGAAGCATTACGCAGATATTTTCCTGAAATCTTCAGAGATGGCACTTTCAATAGTTGGCTTCAA GATCAAGACCAATCACTCATGTTGGGGCTACATCATTTGCTTCACAAAGTTAATCAGCTTCCTTCACAACAAGCTGGAGGTGGGTTCAATCATATGATGGCACCCTGA
- the LOC130733088 gene encoding ribonuclease 3-like protein 2, producing MEAAVVAVENILRYSFKNKKLLEEALTHSSFTGATSYERLEFIGDPILGLAISNYLYLANPSLDPGQLSLLRAANVSTEKLARVAIRSGIYRHVRHNSVPLVDKVREFVVAIAGEDRTVCYGGIVKAPKVLADIVESVAAAVYIDLGFDLQNLWVIIRGLLEPIVTLDDLEHNPQPVTMLFEICQKNGKQVDIKYWRDSDKSIAGVFVDGQIVASASSDQKDIAKLDAAKVALHKLAHLVPSSTMTFDFCASIDGTFEIDVAKHRLHELCVMKKWSKPVYSIRKDEGPPHEKIYLCSVQIPTTPHGPLQMFGEEKSRLKDAENSAASFMIRALQERNFI from the exons ATGGAAGCGGCGGTGGTAGCGGTGGAAAACATACTCCGTTACAGTTTCAAGAACAAGAAGCTTCTAGAAGAAGCCCTCACCCACTCCTCCTTCACCGGCGCCACCTCCTACGAGCGCCTCGAGTTCATCGGCGACCCCATTCTCGGCCTCGCCATCAGCAACTACCTCTATCTCGCTAACCCTTCTCTTGACCCCGGCCAGCTCTCTCTCCTCCGCGCCGCCAATGTCAGCACCGAGAAGCTCGCCCGCGTCGCCATTCGCAGCGGAATTTACCGCCATGTCCGCCACAACAGCGTTCCGCTTGTCGATAAGGTTCGGGAGTTCGTCGTTGCTATTGCTGGTGAGGACCGCACTGTCTGCTATGGTGGAATCGTGAAGGCTCCTAAGGTTCTTGCTGACATTGTTGAGTCTGTGGCTGCTGCTGTTTACATTGATCTTGGTTTTGATCTCCAGAATTTATGGGTG ATAATTAGAGGTCTTTTGGAGCCGATAGTGACATTGGATGATCTGGAACATAACCCTCAACCGGTGACAATGCTCTTTGAGATCTGCCAGAAGAATGGGAAGCAGGTTGACATCAAATACTGGAGGGACAGTGACAAAAGCATTGCCGGTGTCTTTGTTGATGGGCAAATTGTTGCCTCTgcttcctctgatcagaaggaCATTGCAAAGCTTGATGCTGCCAAGGTTGCCTTGCATAAACTAGCACATTTAGTGCCTTCCAGTACAATGACATTTGACTTTTGTGCGAGCATTGACGGCACCTTTGAGATTGATGTCGCCAAACACAGGTTACATGAGCTATGTGTGATGAAAAAGTGGTCCAAACCAGTATACAG CATTAGGAAAGATGAAGGCCCTCCTCATGAAAAGATATATCTCTGCTCGGTTCAGATACCAACCACCCCACATGGTCCACTCCAAATGTTTGGGGAGGAAAAATCTCGGTTGAAAGATGCAGAGAACTCTGCGGCTTCCTTCATGATTAGGGCATTACAAGAACGTAACTTCATATAA
- the LOC130733090 gene encoding uncharacterized protein LOC130733090 translates to MNNKVDKSQVLVLFVLALLLVITPFLPSSLKPTYLYFILNILIISLGAEAGLLSAFSKPFEDRKQHVSPVFPVSQKPDMPSEIIPEESGSAASEHGEKKPKNVENFSSEKILRVIKVYKMKKCASMPSLFFIGGGEADTEVMDEEPEAEDEVGGVNAQELFAKAEAFIGNFYKQLKMQREEHMIYQN, encoded by the coding sequence ATGAATAACAAAGTTGATAAATCTCAAGTTCTAGTGCTCTTTGTCCTAGCTCTTCTCCTTGTTATCACACCCTTCTTACCTTCCTCTCTGAAACCTACCTACCTTTACTTCATCTTGAACATCCTCATCATTTCACTTGGAGCTGAAGCTGGCCTTCTTTCAGCTTTTTCTAAGCCCTTTGAAGACAGAAAGCAACATGTTTCCCCTGTTTTCCCTGTTTCCCAGAAGCCAGACATGCCCTCAGAAATCATCCCTGAGGAAAGTGGAAGTGCTGCCTCAGAACATGGTGAAAAGAAGCCTAAAAATGTTGAAAATTTTTCATCCGAGAAGATTCTTCGTGTCATTAAAGTATATAAGATGAAAAAGTGTGCTTCAATGCCAAGCCTTTTTTTCATAGGAGGTGGAGAGGCTGACACAGAAGTCATGGATGAGGAGCCTGAAGCAGAAGATGAGGTTGGAGGAGTTAATGCGCAAGAGCTGTTTGCAAAAGCTGAGGCCTTCATTGGGAACTTCTACAAGCAGCTAAAGATGCAGAGAGAGGAGCACATGATCTATCAGAATTAG